tacaTATTGTGCAATACAAGACATGGTGTCAGAGCGACTCGAACCTGCattgaaaagaataaaataacagTGGAAATATGGACGTCGCTGGAGTTCCTTCACCTCGCATGGACTGGGATGCGAGCAACTTGCCCGAAGCATGGCGAAAATTCAAGCTACATGTGAACTTGATGTTCTCTGGCCCTTTCAAGGAGAAAAGTGAAGAGGAAAAGTGCAGCTACTTGCTCCTTTGGATTGGAGATAAAGGCAGGGATGTTTATAACACATGGACACTTACTGAAGAGGAACGCAAGGTATTAAAAACCTATTATGACCGTTTCCAAGCATATGTAGAGCCCAAAGTGAACGTGATTTTCGCTAGATACATGTTTCACCAGAAAGTACAGGGAGCTACAGAGCCTTTTGAGCAATTCTTGACTGAACTGAGACTACTTGTCAAAGACTGCAGCTATAATAATAGTGAAGAGATGGTGCGAGATCGTGTGGTCTTTGGGATTTATTCACCAAAAGTAAGAGAGAAGCTACTCAGTGTCGGGTCTGATCTAACATTGGATAAGGCGCTAGACATtgccaggagccacggcatggCACAAGCTCAGCTCCGGAGTTTTGCTAACAGCGGCAGCGCAAGCTCGCGCGAACAGGGTGTGCACGCGGTGAGCCGGCATACATCAAAGGGTGCCGCATGGAAATCCCGCGCAGActggacaaaaagaaaacaagcgcAATACCCCAGGAATCCTCAGGGGGGAGACAGACCACTCCAAATCGTGTGGATACTGCGGAAACAGAGctcacagagagaaagacactTGCCCAGCAAAAGGAAAGCAATACAAGATTTGCAACAAGTGGAACCATTTTGCAAAGGTATGTCGTTCCAAAACACGCAAAGTACATTCAGTCAATGAAAAAGAGCAGAACCAAGACCCAGACAATGAAGATTTGTTTATTGATGTAGTGACAcaagaaaataacacaaataaaacagagCAAGCCTATGCAAATGTGCAAGTTGGCCCAAATAAGACTGTAGTTCGCTTTAAATTAGACACTGGCGCAGACataaacaaagcaaatgtcATAAACCCAGATATACTCAGATCTTTAGGACTACAGGATACACTGGAGCCCTCACTATGCCCACTCTATGGCTATGGAGGTGGGCAACTTAGTGTTAAGGGCAAATGCAACATAAAATGCCAATATAAGGACACTAAGCTAACGTTGAAAGTGCATGTCGTCGACACACGTGCGCCACCAGTGCTAGGCTTAAAAGCATGTCTGGACTTTGGACTGATTAAGCTCATACTAGCGGTGTCTGACACACCAGATGTGTCAGTTCTGGATAAGTTTGCAGATGTCTTCACAGGAATAGGACTATTCCCTGGTGAATGCACCATCCACCTGGACCCCAAAGCAATACCTGTTGTCCACCCACCAAGGCGTGTCCCCATTGCACTGCGTAAACGTCTTAAGATGGAGCTACAAAACatggaaaagcagcaggttATCATCAAAGTAACAGAGCCAACCGAATGGGTCAATTCtatggtggcagcagaaaaACCCCGCACAGGCAAGCTGAGAGTATGTCTCGACCCCAAGGACCTGAACAAGGCTATCAAACGGCCACACTATCCCAGCTCGTGCTGTTGAAAGAAACGATCCAGTCAGGCTGGCCTGAGAAGAGGCCAATGTGTCCTCAGACCATTGCAGAATATTGGAATCACAGGGCTGAACTTTCCGTGATGAACGACATCATattcaagggggaaaaaatcatcaTCCCTACGCTACTGCGCACAGAAATGTTATCCCGGATTCAGGTCACATGGGCATGGAGAAGTGTAAACTGAGAGCCCGTGACATCTTATTCTGGCCTGGGATGAACAAGCAGATATAGGAGATGGTTGGAAAATGCCCCACATGTCTCACATACAGACCGTCTAACACCAAAGAGCCCATGATGTCTCATCAGATCCCAGACAGGCCATGGCAAGCAGTGGCTACAGACCTGTTCACTTGGAACAACGATAACTACATCATCACAGTAGACTATTACAGTCGATACTTCGAGTTGGACAAACTACACAGCACAACGGCCCCCACCGTGATCCGCAAGCTGAAAGCAGCCTTCTCCAGGCATGGTGTGCCTCAGACCGTCGTTTCGGATGGTGGTCCTCAGTATAGCTGTAAGGAATTCGACACGTTTGCCAAACAATGGGAGTTTACACATATCACCACCAGCCCATACTATCCTCGCAGCAATGGCCTTGCTGAGAAAGCCGTGCACATTTCCAAGTCACTCATGGAGAAAGCCAAAGCGGATAAAAGAGACCCCTACCTCAGTCTCCTTGAATACCGTAACACACCTGTGGACAACTTCAAATCACCAGCCCAGCTGTTAATGAGCCGTCGCCTGCGCTCCATCCTACCCAACACCCACAAACAGCTGCAACCAGAGGTAGTCAACCACGGTGATGTCTACACCAGGAGaattcaacaacagcagcatcagaagaAGTACTACGACCGATCAGCCCGCCCGATGACTACACTGCAGCCAGGACAAAACATCCGTCTCCAGGAGCATGGTCGTTGGAAACCAGCAGTCGTCATCAAGCCAGCTGACACAGATCGATCCTACCACGTACGTACTACAGAAGGACAGGAGTACCGACGAAACAGACTCCATCTTCTGGACACCAATGAGGTACACAGCGATGAGGTGAGCTCATATGAACAGTATACTGCACCACCTGCCCCACAGGCAACCGGTGACACCACACCTCCCACTGTGACTGACATTACACCACCACCCAACGTGACTGTCCCATATCAGACAAGATCTGGACGAACCGTCAAACCCAGAAGTGTTATGGACTTGTAGGTAAAGTTACACAAGGACTGAGTTTCATGACATAGTTGAACctgtaaaatgtcattttgaatTAACACTGAGTTACGTTGATTATTGTTATATACTGTTTTGCCACGTTCATAAGTATTACGAAgcatgcagaagaaaaacactgaagctTGGAATGTATGTTTCTGTTTATTGCATTAAGGAATCTGTCTACTAATAGCTGAAATTGAACATTTCTTGCACGGGTTACAGTACGTATTTCAAAGTATTACATGGTACAGTTTCCGTATagacggtggtgtggtggttagcactgttgcctcacagcaagaaggccctgggttcgatccccggttgggactgattggggactttctgtgtggagtttgcatgttctccctgtgcctgcgtgggttctctccgggtactccggcttcctcccacagtccaaagacatgcatgattggggattaggctaattggaaactctaaattgcccgtaggtgtgagtgtgagagtgaatggttgtgtgtctgtatgtgttagccctgcgattgactggcgaccaatccagggtgtaccctgcctctgcccattgagctgggataggctccagcccccccgcgaccctcagtggaggaacaagcggtagaaaatgagtgagagtgagagagtttCCGTATAGAATATTTTTGTTTATCTCGTTATTAGGCATTTTAACCAGTAATATACTGCGccatttttcaaaagaaaggGGATGTAATATTCTCAGGGAATAtcttatatatgtgtgtgtgctatgcTGTAGTGCCGCCTAGAGGCATTTGTTGAAAGTCGTCACTTGGTAACAAGGGGTGTGTCTATCGGGTAAAGTTGCGAAGTCAATAGGAAGTACCTGTATGTATTCACGGAGCGGAAATAAAAGTTAAGCCCGCACGTCGTcctgctttttttattattgtacaTATTGTGCAATACAAGACactctgtagtccagaatttACGGTAGCTTACACACTAAATGCTGTTCATCATTTacccactagagggcagcatcaCTTTCCGCGAAATAACCCCGTGTGACCGTTTGCCCCCAATTTTCTAAAATGGCGACAATCAACAAACAAAGGAAAGTTGACTGCGAGGGCCGACGCTTCAAGGATGGGTGGAAATTGGCCTATTTCTTCACTGAAATACGCAACGACTGCGTCTGCCTCATTTGCAAAGAGACAGTGGCTGTTTTTAAAGAGTTCAATGTCAAGCGACATTACCAAACAAGACATGCTAACATTTACGACAAGATCACAGGGAAGGAACGCAGCGAAAAACTGAAGCAACTTGAAGCTAGTTTAATCTCACAGCAGCAATATTTTGCAAGAGCTCGAGAATCAAATGAGAATGCTACAAAGGCTATTTACGAGGTAGCAGCGCTGATCGCAAAGCATTGCAAACCTTTCACCGAGGGTGAATTTATCAAAGACTGCGTGATGGCTATGGTGAAGAAAATCTGTCCTGAAAAGCAGCAAGAGTTTGCCAAAGTCTGCCTGGCACGTAACACTGTGGCACGCAGGACTGAAGAAGTGTCATCAGACATCAAAAGACTATTGGGAGCCAGAGGAAAGGCGTTTGACTTTTTTTCCGCTAGCTTGCGATGAAAGCACAGACGCCTCTGACACTGCTCAGTTACTTATTTTTTTGAGAGGAGTGGACAACGAAATGAACGTTACTGAAGAACTACTTGACCTTCAGAGCCTGAAAAACCAAATGAGAGGAACAGATTTATTCTCTTCTGTTTGCGCTGCCGTGGATGACATGAAACTCCCATGGATTATCTCTGGGATTATTACGGATGGCACACCATCCATGACTGGCGAACGAAGTGGATTAGCAACACTAATAAGTAACAAAGTACGTGAAGAAGGGGGTAAAGCTGTAAAACTCCATTGCATCATTCATCAGCAAGTGCTGTGTGCCAAACATCTCCAATATGAACATGTTATGAAACCGGTGATAAAGGCAATTAACTACCGGTATATCCTCTCCATAGCGCTATGCCACCGTCAGATCCAACAGTTTCTCAGCGAGATTCATGAGGACTATGGAGATGACGTCTATCACACTGACGTGAGATGGTTCGGTCGGGGTTCCGCACTGTCGGGCTTCTACTCTCTTAGGCTTCAAATCGGTGAGTTTTTGGGATGAAAAGGGACAACCTATGCGAGAACTATCATCAAtctaaatcaatctttatttatatagcgtc
The DNA window shown above is from Takifugu flavidus isolate HTHZ2018 unplaced genomic scaffold, ASM371156v2 ctg677, whole genome shotgun sequence and carries:
- the LOC130521067 gene encoding uncharacterized protein K02A2.6-like isoform X2; protein product: MVGKCPTCLTYRPSNTKEPMMSHQIPDRPWQAVATDLFTWNNDNYIITVDYYSRYFELDKLHSTTAPTVIRKLKAAFSRHGVPQTVVSDGGPQYSCKEFDTFAKQWEFTHITTSPYYPRSNGLAEKAVHISKSLMEKAKADKRDPYLSLLEYRNTPVDNFKSPAQLLMSRRLRSILPNTHKQLQPEVVNHGDVYTRRIQQQQHQKKYYDRSARPMTTLQPGQNIRLQEHGRWKPAVVIKPADTDRSYHVRTTEGQEYRRNRLHLLDTNEVHSDEVSSYEQYTAPPAPQATGDTTPPTVTDITPPPNVTVPYQTRSGRTVKPRSVMDL
- the LOC130521067 gene encoding uncharacterized protein LOC130521067 isoform X1: MDVAGVPSPRMDWDASNLPEAWRKFKLHVNLMFSGPFKEKSEEEKCSYLLLWIGDKGRDVYNTWTLTEEERKVLKTYYDRFQAYVEPKVNVIFARYMFHQKVQGATEPFEQFLTELRLLVKDCSYNNSEEMVRDRVVFGIYSPKVREKLLSVGSDLTLDKALDIARSHGMAQAQLRSFANSGSASSREQGVHAVSRHTSKGAAWKSRADWTKRKQAQYPRNPQGGDRPLQIVWILRKQSSQRERHLPSKRKAIQDLQQVEPFCKGIGLFPGECTIHLDPKAIPVVHPPRRVPIALRKRLKMELQNMEKQQVIIKVTEPTEWVNSMVAAEKPRTGKLRVCLDPKDLNKAIKRPHYPSSCC